A genomic region of Arcobacter sp. LA11 contains the following coding sequences:
- a CDS encoding molybdopterin-dependent oxidoreductase, which yields MQVEISRRKFLQGTVALSVIAASTSALSNTKSQNDKKTFGTTKTSNNKNEIKIVPTLCEMCVNKCAAYARVENNVVTKLDPNPHFPKSQNMLCARGNAGIQALYDPDRLKYPLIRVGKRGDGKYKRVTWDEAYSHISEKMAKILDEEKDNRSCIGYCAGEGMAEHTYKTFMQDKFGSSNFVNHSSICLQTTVSGYALTIGGYGQADLENAEYIIMAGANRAEAIVTPDTMELFKRTKRRGAKLIVIDPRFTNTAAHADDWLPVEVGTDLALVLALTYVVLTEELYNKKFVALNMNGFEEYKEHIISSSYTPEWAEKITGIKVSKIKKIARDFMHHAPKAIYYQGRRTAWSKQDFQLRRAQAIFTALGGGIDKEGGIVFGKKLPLGSHSINAPIYANAEGRIEKDAAAIIGGSGSWIAWRNKVVEDKSPYPIRGMFVYKQNPMLSIPNAKKTKQMFEKMDLVVVIDTMPSDTAMMADVILPECTYLEREDPVKSFGGAQPSIALRQAATKPMYETKPVIEIMHGLGSKMAKPLWEVTKKHDEDVQDEIEGKSEAEIEAYYKENGFDLSDDFAHSQEEINKHMVEEVYGSEAWKILREKGVYYLNMDKYFKKLSSNEYQWYPRDRRFYSVVRGEFKSDVFHDTCVNEKEIAVLKKEFKTPTGKVECVLNNLAKKGVDSMPKWRDEMYTATPKGKFKFITGRHGQFTQNATSNNAMLLDLMPENYLWINKRIAKDRGIEFGDTVEVESNVGKIQIKAYPTEKIGFNTLFFIHGFGSTSDNLTLGVDNGASDNEIIDDVIEPVFGSAAMHETIVDVRKV from the coding sequence ATGCAAGTTGAAATTTCTAGAAGAAAATTTTTGCAAGGTACAGTTGCTTTATCTGTTATTGCTGCTTCAACATCTGCACTTTCAAACACAAAATCGCAAAATGATAAAAAAACATTTGGAACTACAAAAACATCAAATAATAAAAATGAAATAAAAATTGTTCCAACTTTATGTGAAATGTGTGTTAATAAGTGTGCAGCTTACGCTAGAGTTGAAAATAATGTTGTAACTAAGTTAGATCCTAACCCTCATTTTCCAAAATCACAAAATATGTTATGTGCTAGAGGAAATGCTGGAATTCAAGCTTTATATGATCCTGATAGACTCAAATATCCACTAATAAGAGTTGGTAAAAGAGGAGATGGAAAATATAAGAGAGTAACTTGGGATGAGGCTTATAGTCATATCTCAGAAAAAATGGCAAAGATATTGGATGAAGAAAAAGATAATAGATCATGTATAGGTTACTGTGCAGGTGAAGGTATGGCAGAACATACATATAAAACTTTTATGCAAGATAAATTTGGTTCATCAAATTTCGTAAATCATTCATCTATTTGTTTACAAACTACAGTTTCTGGTTATGCACTGACAATAGGTGGTTATGGACAAGCTGATCTAGAAAATGCTGAATATATCATAATGGCAGGTGCAAATAGAGCAGAAGCAATAGTTACTCCTGATACTATGGAATTATTTAAAAGAACAAAAAGAAGAGGTGCAAAACTTATTGTAATTGATCCAAGATTTACAAATACTGCAGCTCATGCAGATGACTGGTTACCAGTTGAAGTGGGTACCGATTTAGCACTAGTTTTAGCATTAACATATGTGGTCTTAACTGAAGAACTTTATAACAAAAAATTTGTTGCATTAAATATGAATGGTTTTGAAGAATATAAAGAACATATTATAAGTAGTAGTTATACTCCTGAGTGGGCAGAAAAGATAACGGGAATAAAAGTTTCGAAGATTAAAAAAATAGCTAGAGACTTTATGCATCATGCTCCAAAAGCAATATATTATCAAGGTAGAAGAACTGCTTGGAGTAAACAAGATTTCCAATTAAGACGAGCTCAAGCAATATTTACTGCACTTGGTGGTGGAATTGATAAAGAAGGGGGAATTGTATTTGGTAAAAAATTACCATTAGGTTCTCATTCTATAAATGCTCCAATTTATGCAAATGCTGAAGGAAGAATTGAAAAAGATGCAGCTGCAATTATTGGAGGAAGTGGTTCTTGGATTGCATGGAGAAATAAAGTTGTTGAAGACAAGTCACCATATCCAATTCGAGGTATGTTTGTTTATAAACAAAATCCGATGTTAAGTATCCCAAATGCAAAAAAAACCAAACAGATGTTTGAAAAGATGGATTTAGTTGTTGTAATAGATACTATGCCTAGTGACACAGCAATGATGGCTGATGTAATTTTACCTGAATGTACTTATTTAGAAAGAGAAGATCCCGTTAAATCATTTGGTGGAGCTCAACCATCTATTGCTCTTAGACAAGCTGCAACTAAACCTATGTATGAGACTAAACCAGTAATTGAGATAATGCATGGTTTAGGTTCTAAAATGGCAAAACCATTATGGGAAGTTACAAAGAAGCATGATGAAGATGTTCAAGATGAGATTGAAGGAAAATCTGAAGCTGAAATTGAAGCTTATTATAAAGAAAATGGTTTTGATTTAAGTGATGATTTTGCACATTCACAAGAAGAAATTAATAAACATATGGTTGAAGAAGTTTACGGTAGTGAAGCTTGGAAGATATTAAGAGAAAAAGGTGTTTACTATTTAAATATGGATAAATATTTTAAAAAGCTATCTTCAAATGAATATCAATGGTACCCAAGGGATAGAAGATTTTACTCTGTTGTAAGAGGAGAATTTAAATCAGATGTTTTCCATGATACCTGTGTAAATGAGAAAGAAATTGCGGTACTTAAAAAAGAGTTTAAAACGCCAACTGGAAAAGTTGAATGTGTATTAAATAACTTAGCTAAAAAAGGTGTTGATTCAATGCCAAAATGGCGAGATGAAATGTATACAGCTACTCCAAAAGGTAAATTTAAATTTATTACTGGACGTCATGGACAATTTACTCAAAATGCAACATCTAATAATGCAATGTTACTAGATTTAATGCCAGAAAACTATTTATGGATTAATAAAAGAATTGCAAAAGATAGAGGTATAGAGTTTGGTGATACTGTTGAAGTTGAAAGTAATGTAGGAAAAATTCAAATAAAAGCATATCCAACAGAAAAGATTGGATTTAATACTTTATTCTTTATTCATGGATTTGGTTCTACTTCAGATAACTTAACTCTTGGTGTTGATAATGGTGCAAGTGACAATGAAATTATTGATGATGTTATTGAACCTGTATTTGGTAGTGCAGCGATGCATGAAACAATTGTTGATGTAAGGAAGGTGTAA
- a CDS encoding 4Fe-4S dicluster domain-containing protein has translation MARYGMVLDYKNCINCKACETACKEENGILLGADNHRIWVGTKEIEGEFPFLNIASNNFLPSQCQQCANAPCQEVCPTNATYYDENSVVRVDPDKCILCSYCMTACPYDARYVDDRTKTVDKCNFCADTRIARGETTTACQNTCPTKVRIFGDLDDPNSEISEVLRTRDHFTLKSHLGTDPRLFYLT, from the coding sequence ATGGCTAGATATGGAATGGTTCTAGATTATAAAAATTGTATTAACTGTAAAGCTTGTGAAACAGCCTGTAAAGAAGAAAATGGAATTTTATTAGGAGCCGATAATCACAGAATATGGGTAGGAACAAAAGAGATAGAAGGAGAGTTTCCTTTTTTAAATATTGCCTCAAATAATTTCTTACCTAGTCAATGTCAACAATGTGCAAATGCACCTTGTCAAGAAGTGTGTCCTACAAATGCAACATACTATGATGAAAATAGTGTAGTAAGAGTTGATCCTGATAAATGTATTTTATGTTCATACTGTATGACAGCTTGTCCTTATGATGCAAGATATGTTGATGATAGAACAAAAACAGTAGATAAATGTAACTTCTGTGCAGATACAAGAATTGCAAGAGGTGAGACAACAACGGCTTGTCAAAATACTTGTCCAACAAAAGTGAGAATATTTGGAGATTTAGATGACCCTAATAGTGAAATATCAGAGGTTCTAAGAACTAGAGATCATTTTACTTTAAAATCACATCTAGGGACAGACCCTAGATTGTTTTATTTAACATAA
- the nrfD gene encoding NrfD/PsrC family molybdoenzyme membrane anchor subunit: MTLKSIIPMKDISLKELFSFKKSFSNVTMAILTVVLLALFLAGSVMYFIDGHHAYNISREHPWGLIIAMYVFFVVSSTGLCIMSSIGHVFGIKEFEIIGKRAIIGAIITITTGFIVIALEIGHPVTMIIYNILTPNFSSAIWWMGTLYGAYLGFIIFEFIFLVRENHKWSKFFGLGGLLVGLAAHSNLGAVFGFLIARPIANGVFFPIYFILSAMITGSYLLFLMYGFRYKMDFPEEVKVMLTKLAKILGLLLAILMFFEIWRMLTAIYGGMPGRAEVAWHILGSSNFLIGEVLLGMVIPFIVILASKGTNIKGMVWASILGMIGIFFMRYDLVHDTQVMPLQLLKIREYQLPPTFIEYFPSFAEIGVSIGGIGVCFVMYYLADKFFELDHNKKDM, translated from the coding sequence ATGACTTTAAAATCAATTATTCCAATGAAAGACATTTCTTTAAAAGAGTTATTTTCATTTAAAAAAAGTTTTTCTAATGTAACAATGGCAATATTAACTGTTGTATTACTTGCATTGTTTTTAGCAGGCTCTGTGATGTATTTTATCGATGGACATCATGCATATAATATATCAAGAGAACATCCTTGGGGATTAATCATTGCAATGTATGTATTTTTTGTTGTTTCAAGTACTGGACTTTGTATTATGTCTTCAATCGGACATGTATTTGGTATAAAAGAGTTTGAGATTATAGGCAAGAGGGCAATTATAGGTGCGATTATTACTATTACAACTGGTTTTATAGTAATTGCATTAGAAATTGGACACCCTGTTACAATGATAATATATAATATTTTAACACCAAACTTTTCATCTGCAATTTGGTGGATGGGAACACTTTATGGTGCATATTTAGGATTTATTATATTTGAATTTATATTTTTAGTAAGAGAAAATCATAAATGGTCTAAATTCTTTGGCTTAGGTGGTTTACTAGTTGGTCTTGCAGCACATAGTAATCTTGGTGCTGTATTTGGATTTTTAATAGCACGTCCTATTGCAAATGGAGTATTTTTTCCAATATATTTTATACTTTCAGCAATGATTACTGGTTCTTATTTACTGTTTTTGATGTATGGATTTAGATATAAAATGGATTTTCCAGAAGAAGTAAAAGTTATGCTTACAAAGTTAGCAAAAATTTTAGGACTTTTACTAGCTATTTTAATGTTTTTTGAAATCTGGAGAATGTTAACTGCCATTTATGGTGGAATGCCAGGACGTGCAGAGGTTGCTTGGCATATTTTAGGTAGTTCTAACTTTTTAATAGGAGAAGTATTATTAGGTATGGTTATTCCATTTATTGTAATTTTAGCAAGTAAAGGAACAAATATAAAAGGGATGGTTTGGGCATCTATTTTAGGAATGATAGGTATTTTTTTTATGAGATATGATTTAGTTCATGATACTCAAGTAATGCCTCTTCAACTACTTAAAATTAGAGAGTATCAATTACCTCCTACTTTTATAGAGTATTTCCCTTCATTTGCAGAAATTGGTGTTTCAATTGGTGGAATTGGTGTGTGCTTTGTAATGTATTACTTAGCTGATAAGTTTTTTGAATTAGATCACAATAAAAAGGATATGTAA
- a CDS encoding rhodanese-like domain-containing protein codes for MKTKMILRSLVVVGLLSTGAIANDPGNLTKPSPKVQGMIDKFKLKVVDYKYAKGKVAKGTRNGAKALLIDARPNKKYMTGTIPSSLNIPDTDYAKYVGQLKDVPKNKEILVYCGGWKCGKSPKVANMLKKDGFTNVKLYQAGEPEWKKKNYREVGLAVIKSAQAKNSAVIIDARPYKKYLAETIPGAIAIPDTKVEELKGRFPVNHSQKVITFCGGYKCVKSHNIAKKLISMGYKDVSVFAAGMPAWKKAGLATTKSASKAKSKSDTPKKPMMSKNGLKLGPDEGSVDGYWFDKLIKADKVPSYVQIVDVTSAEEFKSGHLKGAINISAEPLKANELYAKLPKGKTIVFNCTAGGRSIEAWQKLKDANLDVSEVYYFDANIDCKGNDCKIEVNEPLE; via the coding sequence ATGAAAACAAAAATGATTCTGAGAAGTCTAGTAGTAGTTGGTTTATTAAGTACTGGTGCAATAGCAAATGATCCAGGAAATTTGACAAAACCAAGTCCAAAAGTTCAAGGTATGATTGACAAGTTTAAGTTAAAAGTTGTTGATTATAAATATGCAAAAGGAAAAGTTGCTAAAGGGACAAGAAATGGTGCAAAAGCATTGTTAATTGATGCAAGACCAAATAAGAAGTATATGACAGGAACTATCCCTTCATCTTTAAATATCCCAGATACAGACTATGCTAAATATGTTGGACAGTTAAAAGATGTTCCTAAAAATAAAGAGATTCTTGTGTATTGTGGTGGATGGAAATGTGGAAAATCTCCAAAAGTTGCAAATATGCTTAAAAAAGATGGTTTTACAAATGTAAAACTTTATCAAGCAGGTGAGCCTGAGTGGAAAAAGAAAAATTATAGAGAGGTTGGATTAGCTGTTATAAAATCTGCACAAGCTAAAAATAGTGCAGTAATTATTGATGCAAGACCATACAAAAAATACCTAGCTGAAACAATCCCTGGTGCAATAGCCATTCCAGATACAAAAGTAGAAGAGTTAAAAGGAAGATTTCCTGTTAATCACTCTCAAAAAGTGATAACTTTTTGTGGTGGATACAAATGTGTAAAATCTCATAATATAGCTAAAAAACTAATCTCTATGGGATATAAAGATGTATCAGTATTTGCAGCTGGTATGCCAGCTTGGAAAAAAGCAGGACTTGCTACAACAAAAAGTGCATCAAAAGCAAAATCTAAAAGTGATACTCCAAAAAAACCAATGATGAGTAAAAATGGTTTAAAACTTGGACCTGATGAAGGAAGTGTTGATGGATATTGGTTTGATAAGTTAATAAAAGCAGATAAAGTGCCTTCATATGTACAAATTGTTGATGTTACAAGTGCCGAAGAGTTTAAATCAGGACATTTAAAAGGTGCAATAAATATTTCTGCGGAACCATTAAAAGCAAATGAGTTATATGCAAAACTACCAAAAGGTAAAACAATAGTATTTAACTGTACTGCTGGTGGTAGATCAATAGAAGCTTGGCAAAAATTAAAAGATGCTAATCTTGATGTTAGTGAAGTTTATTATTTTGATGCAAATATAGATTGTAAAGGTAATGATTGTAAAATTGAGGTTAATGAGCCTTTAGAATAA
- the rplT gene encoding 50S ribosomal protein L20, with the protein MPRVKTGVVRRRRHKKVLKAARGFFSGRRKHFRKAKEQLEHSLVYAYRDRRQKKRDIRKLWIIRINAACRLNDINYSRFMNGMKLANIELDRKILADMAMNDSEAFASLVVKAKEALAA; encoded by the coding sequence ATGCCTAGAGTAAAAACTGGTGTAGTTAGAAGAAGAAGACATAAGAAAGTTTTAAAAGCTGCTAGAGGATTTTTTAGTGGTAGAAGAAAACATTTTAGAAAAGCGAAAGAGCAATTAGAACACTCTTTAGTATACGCATACAGAGATAGAAGACAGAAAAAAAGAGATATTAGAAAACTTTGGATCATCAGAATCAATGCTGCTTGTAGATTAAATGATATCAACTATTCTAGATTCATGAACGGTATGAAATTAGCGAACATTGAATTAGATAGAAAAATTTTAGCTGATATGGCTATGAACGATTCAGAAGCATTTGCATCATTAGTTGTAAAAGCAAAAGAAGCATTAGCAGCATAA
- the rpmI gene encoding 50S ribosomal protein L35, translating to MPKMKSVSGALKRFKVKKNGSIKRGSAFRSHILTKMTQKRKRALRGPQTVAEVDSTRVKRMLCLA from the coding sequence ATGCCAAAGATGAAATCAGTAAGTGGTGCTTTAAAAAGATTTAAAGTAAAGAAAAATGGTTCGATTAAAAGAGGATCAGCATTCAGAAGCCACATCTTAACAAAGATGACTCAAAAGAGAAAAAGAGCTCTTAGAGGACCACAAACTGTTGCAGAAGTTGATTCTACAAGAGTTAAAAGAATGTTATGTTTAGCATAA
- the infC gene encoding translation initiation factor IF-3 — MSRQNKKDEVIMNESIHAKEVRCMGDDGTNYGIIPTRDAQQTADDLGLDLVLIAPDGKPPVAKIMDYGKFRYQQEKKKKEAKKKQKVIVVKEVKFSVKIADNDINYKVKHAIEFLEKGYHVKCRVFLKGREMAHPEAGAAVLERVWPMIEEYGAREAEPKQEGRFVNMYVVPKNEHHKN; from the coding sequence TTGAGTAGACAAAATAAAAAAGACGAAGTAATAATGAATGAAAGTATCCATGCAAAAGAAGTAAGATGTATGGGTGATGATGGAACTAATTATGGAATTATTCCAACTAGAGATGCACAGCAAACTGCTGATGATTTAGGATTAGATCTAGTTCTTATTGCTCCAGATGGTAAGCCTCCTGTTGCTAAAATTATGGATTATGGTAAATTTAGATACCAACAAGAAAAAAAGAAAAAAGAAGCTAAGAAAAAACAAAAAGTTATTGTTGTTAAAGAAGTGAAATTTTCTGTTAAAATTGCAGATAATGATATCAACTATAAAGTTAAACATGCTATTGAATTCTTAGAAAAAGGTTACCACGTTAAATGTAGAGTATTCTTAAAAGGTAGAGAGATGGCACATCCAGAAGCTGGTGCTGCTGTACTTGAAAGAGTTTGGCCAATGATTGAAGAATATGGGGCAAGAGAAGCAGAACCAAAACAAGAGGGACGATTTGTAAACATGTATGTTGTTCCTAAAAACGAACACCACAAAAACTAA